In a single window of the Tellurirhabdus bombi genome:
- a CDS encoding rhomboid family intramembrane serine protease: protein MMLTPVVRTMLLVNVALFLITAFGINLTYNFALYSFLSPAFQPYQLVSYMFLHANFNHVFSNMLGLFFFGPLLEQVWGSKKFTFFYFFTGIGAGALFAAINYYEISHFRDAIAAYTAAPTPDGFLYLVKDHAPGLYEQLFDFINQFEDNSSNPTYIQNSIKIVNSYYLQQVNIPMVGASGAVFGILMAFGLLFPNTELFLLFLPIPIKAKYLVAFYGAYEIYSGVYRAQTDGVAHFAHIGGMLFAYILVRYWGTQRKNFY, encoded by the coding sequence ATGATGCTTACGCCGGTCGTCAGGACAATGTTGTTGGTCAATGTTGCACTGTTTCTGATAACAGCCTTCGGAATTAATCTGACGTATAACTTTGCTTTATACTCGTTTTTGTCACCGGCGTTTCAACCGTATCAGTTAGTGTCGTATATGTTTTTACACGCTAACTTCAACCACGTTTTTAGTAACATGTTGGGGCTGTTTTTTTTCGGTCCGTTACTTGAGCAGGTATGGGGCAGTAAAAAGTTTACCTTTTTTTACTTTTTTACCGGGATCGGGGCTGGGGCTTTGTTCGCAGCCATTAACTATTATGAGATTTCTCATTTTCGTGATGCAATTGCTGCTTATACCGCCGCTCCTACTCCAGATGGTTTCCTTTACCTGGTAAAAGATCATGCACCCGGTTTGTACGAACAGTTGTTTGATTTCATTAACCAATTTGAAGATAATTCATCAAATCCTACTTATATTCAGAATAGTATTAAAATTGTAAACAGCTATTACCTGCAGCAGGTTAATATACCGATGGTAGGCGCGTCGGGGGCGGTCTTCGGAATTTTGATGGCGTTTGGTTTATTATTTCCCAACACCGAATTATTTTTATTATTTCTGCCCATTCCGATTAAGGCAAAATATCTGGTAGCTTTTTATGGAGCCTATGAGATATATTCTGGCGTTTACAGAGCACAAACTGATGGTGTAGCGCACTTCGCCCACATTGGCGGAATGCTCTTTGCCTATATACTAGTCAGATATTGGGGGACGCAACGTAAAAATTTCTACTAA
- the mutL gene encoding DNA mismatch repair endonuclease MutL → MLNIIQLLPDSIANQIAAGEVVQRPASVVKELLENSVDAQARSVQVIIREAGKTLVQIIDDGVGMSETDARMSFERHATSKIRTSDDLFRIRTMGFRGEAMASIAAVAQVEMRTRRSGDELGTLVRIEGSELKTQESISCLPGTNILVKNLFFNVPARRNFLKSTSVEMRHILDEFQRIALAHPEVAFSIYHNDAEVYNLPAGKLSRRIVDLFGKSYREQLAYCEEETPYVKVRGYIGKPEAARKTRGEQFFFVNSRFIKHNYLHHAVTGAYEGTIAEGTHPFYVLFIDIDPSHIDINIHPTKTEIKFDDERSVYAIVMAAVRKAVGVYNLAPPLDFESNVNFLSGFPGSDVPQRPTEARPLTTSWTQSEQPTERHSERKEEYRSEAMPRRQSTQNWQALFEGMARHEDAEPNQEALSFEQPSEAEHLPVPSASVTVGSRANKLVAAPVATEEPGQAMLQLHNRYLLSPVKSGLMVIDQRGAYERILYDQFHSSLTRREGVSQQLLFPKTVTVSPADFQMALEMQEELVSLGFVFEEFGQNAFIIRGVPSVTVDENEEELFSSLLAQLREDTGRLKLEKAEVVARSLARRSAARHLTRLSELEMKALVDQLFASSNPGYTPGGESITNVLTLDKIAGLFSA, encoded by the coding sequence ATGTTAAATATCATTCAACTACTTCCGGATTCAATTGCCAATCAGATCGCTGCGGGAGAGGTGGTGCAACGTCCGGCTTCGGTAGTGAAGGAATTGCTGGAAAATTCAGTAGATGCGCAGGCCCGTTCGGTTCAGGTAATTATTCGGGAAGCCGGAAAAACACTGGTCCAGATTATTGATGATGGTGTAGGGATGTCCGAGACCGACGCGCGGATGAGCTTCGAGCGGCACGCTACGTCGAAAATTCGCACTTCAGACGACTTGTTCCGTATTCGTACTATGGGCTTTCGAGGCGAAGCGATGGCCTCTATTGCGGCGGTTGCTCAAGTGGAGATGCGTACGCGTCGGTCGGGTGATGAGTTGGGGACACTGGTACGGATTGAAGGCTCAGAGCTTAAAACGCAGGAATCCATCTCGTGTCTGCCCGGAACTAATATTCTGGTTAAAAACCTGTTTTTTAACGTTCCTGCCCGACGCAACTTTCTAAAGTCTACGTCCGTGGAAATGCGGCATATTCTGGACGAATTTCAGCGAATCGCGCTGGCCCATCCTGAAGTGGCTTTTTCCATTTATCACAACGATGCCGAAGTCTATAACTTGCCAGCGGGTAAGTTGAGCCGCCGGATCGTTGACCTGTTTGGTAAATCCTACCGGGAGCAGCTTGCTTATTGCGAAGAAGAAACGCCGTACGTAAAAGTGCGTGGTTATATCGGAAAGCCCGAAGCCGCCCGAAAAACGCGTGGTGAGCAGTTCTTTTTTGTTAATTCACGCTTTATCAAGCACAATTACCTGCATCATGCCGTAACGGGTGCCTACGAAGGCACCATTGCCGAAGGGACGCATCCGTTTTATGTCTTGTTCATTGACATTGATCCGTCGCATATTGACATCAATATTCATCCAACAAAAACGGAAATAAAGTTTGATGATGAGCGGTCGGTTTATGCCATTGTAATGGCGGCGGTTCGCAAGGCAGTAGGGGTGTATAATTTGGCTCCTCCGCTAGATTTTGAATCCAACGTTAATTTTCTATCGGGTTTTCCCGGTTCTGATGTACCGCAACGCCCCACTGAAGCGCGTCCGTTAACTACCTCCTGGACCCAATCGGAGCAACCTACAGAACGTCATTCCGAGCGAAAAGAGGAGTATCGGTCCGAGGCTATGCCTCGTCGCCAAAGTACGCAGAACTGGCAGGCTTTGTTTGAGGGAATGGCCCGGCACGAAGATGCGGAGCCTAACCAGGAAGCGTTGAGTTTCGAGCAACCTTCAGAGGCGGAACATCTACCGGTACCGTCGGCTTCGGTTACGGTGGGAAGCCGAGCCAATAAACTGGTCGCTGCGCCCGTTGCTACTGAGGAGCCTGGGCAGGCTATGCTGCAGTTGCACAATCGCTATCTATTGTCGCCCGTCAAATCCGGCCTTATGGTAATTGATCAGCGGGGAGCTTACGAGCGAATCTTGTACGATCAGTTTCATAGCTCGCTTACCCGTCGCGAAGGGGTTTCGCAGCAATTGCTGTTTCCCAAAACCGTAACGGTTTCACCCGCTGATTTTCAGATGGCGCTGGAAATGCAGGAGGAACTGGTTAGTCTGGGCTTTGTCTTTGAAGAGTTTGGGCAAAATGCGTTTATTATCCGGGGTGTACCATCCGTGACGGTTGACGAGAATGAAGAAGAGCTATTTTCCAGTCTGTTGGCGCAGCTTCGGGAAGACACAGGACGTCTCAAGCTGGAAAAGGCTGAGGTAGTTGCCCGCTCCCTAGCCAGACGCTCGGCTGCCCGGCATCTGACTCGTTTGAGCGAGCTGGAAATGAAGGCGCTGGTTGATCAATTATTTGCCTCGTCTAATCCAGGATATACACCTGGAGGCGAATCCATTACCAATGTTTTGACGTTGGATAAGATTGCTGGGCTGTTTTCAGCCTAA
- a CDS encoding RluA family pseudouridine synthase, giving the protein MKKKKKGFVPVYEDNHLIIVNKDPGLLVQGDRTGDETLLEKVKTYVKREYNKPGDVFLGTVHRLDRPVSGLVVFARTSKALERMNEVFRKRQVQKTYWAVTNRKPEKERGKLIHWLLKDEATNKVKEYEYEVPGSQRAELNYRLLGKINDHYLLEVEPVTGRPHQIRVQLASMGCPIRGDVKYGYPRPNQDGNINLHARRLYFIHPVKKEPLVCKAGVPNDAFWEEFLELDDEEYKDKNLDFIH; this is encoded by the coding sequence ATGAAGAAGAAAAAGAAAGGATTTGTCCCGGTATATGAGGACAATCACCTGATCATTGTCAATAAAGACCCGGGCCTGTTGGTTCAGGGCGACCGGACTGGCGACGAAACGTTGCTGGAGAAGGTAAAAACCTACGTGAAAAGAGAATACAACAAGCCTGGAGATGTGTTTCTAGGCACGGTGCATCGGTTGGATCGGCCCGTTAGTGGCTTGGTAGTTTTTGCGCGTACGTCGAAGGCGCTGGAGCGTATGAATGAGGTATTTCGGAAACGCCAGGTGCAGAAGACTTATTGGGCTGTCACGAATAGAAAACCGGAAAAAGAGCGCGGAAAGCTGATTCACTGGCTACTCAAAGATGAGGCAACCAACAAAGTGAAAGAATATGAGTACGAAGTTCCCGGTTCGCAGCGCGCTGAGCTGAATTACCGGCTGTTAGGCAAAATCAACGACCATTATCTACTGGAAGTAGAGCCTGTGACCGGAAGACCGCATCAGATTCGGGTGCAGTTGGCGAGCATGGGTTGTCCGATTCGGGGGGATGTCAAATACGGTTATCCTCGTCCAAACCAGGATGGCAATATCAATTTGCATGCCCGGCGGCTTTATTTTATTCACCCCGTGAAGAAAGAACCGCTGGTTTGTAAAGCCGGCGTTCCAAATGATGCGTTCTGGGAAGAGTTTTTAGAGCTGGACGACGAAGAATACAAAGACAAAAACCTGGATTTTATCCATTAA
- the panB gene encoding 3-methyl-2-oxobutanoate hydroxymethyltransferase has translation MSVHNPDIKRITTHVIQELKNKGEKISALTAYDYSMARIVDGAGVEIILVGDSASNVMAGHETTLPITLDQMIYHAASVVRAVKRALVVVDLPFGSYQGNSSEALRSAIRIMKEAGAHAVKMEGGLEIRESIIRVLSAGVPVMGHLGLTPQSIYKFGTYAVRAKEESEAQKLIDDAKMLEEIGCFSVVLEKIPAALTKKVSESITIPTIGIGAGPDADGQILVLHDLLGITKEFKPRFLRRYADLHDIMSDAIGNYVNDVKAQEFPNENEAY, from the coding sequence ATGTCCGTTCATAACCCAGACATCAAGCGCATTACGACGCACGTCATTCAGGAACTGAAGAATAAAGGCGAGAAAATTTCGGCATTAACAGCTTACGATTATTCCATGGCTCGGATTGTTGATGGAGCCGGAGTAGAAATTATTCTGGTGGGCGATTCGGCCTCCAACGTTATGGCGGGGCACGAAACAACCCTGCCCATTACGCTGGACCAGATGATCTATCACGCTGCTTCGGTAGTGAGAGCTGTAAAACGAGCGTTGGTGGTGGTTGATTTGCCGTTTGGATCTTACCAGGGGAATTCCTCCGAAGCCCTGCGTTCGGCCATCCGGATTATGAAAGAAGCTGGAGCACACGCAGTAAAAATGGAAGGTGGACTGGAGATTCGGGAATCGATTATTCGGGTTTTGAGCGCTGGGGTTCCCGTTATGGGCCACCTTGGTTTAACGCCGCAATCCATTTATAAATTTGGTACCTACGCCGTTCGGGCCAAAGAAGAATCGGAAGCCCAGAAGCTAATCGATGATGCTAAAATGCTCGAAGAAATTGGCTGTTTTAGCGTCGTACTGGAAAAAATTCCGGCTGCGTTGACCAAAAAAGTATCCGAAAGCATCACCATTCCGACCATTGGGATCGGGGCGGGCCCTGACGCCGACGGGCAAATTCTGGTATTACATGATTTACTGGGCATAACAAAAGAGTTTAAGCCTCGTTTTTTACGCAGATACGCTGATTTACACGATATTATGTCGGATGCTATAGGGAATTACGTGAACGATGTAAAGGCACAGGAATTTCCGAACGAGAATGAAGCTTACTAA
- a CDS encoding murein hydrolase activator EnvC family protein, producing MASEVQAQQRNRQQLEKEKKQNLQKMSQIRNILQQTSKQKQATLGQLKALNQEITTQTKQINLLSEDVKLMNSELRELRQASEKLQSDLQKLKKEYAGMVYNADKRRRQINPLGFLFSSDNFNQLVARYKYLQQYSEARHGQVRQIEKVQGDLLGKKQATERKKRQQQTTLETSIDESKRLETLKEEKNRVAQELVAKESDLRTELAEGRRAVNQLESAITDMIRREIRERAERERLARLARERAERERIAREKAAAAAAAAKAREEGKAEDIAENKPAETKPAEAVPDAPAPTRKPDTRSSTLLNDEEVALATSFAASKSRLPWPVSRGFISDRFGRKPHPVLKGVMLENQGVDIQTSAGEAVRTVYDGTVQYTTYVTGMGNIVAIQHGDYYTVYAKLKSVSVGVGQRVKARESIGVVATDKDGVSEVQFQVWKNTSRMNPESWLIAR from the coding sequence ATGGCATCGGAAGTACAGGCCCAACAGCGAAATCGCCAGCAACTCGAAAAAGAAAAAAAGCAGAACCTGCAAAAGATGTCGCAAATTCGGAATATCCTACAGCAGACATCCAAGCAGAAGCAGGCAACGCTCGGCCAGTTAAAAGCACTTAATCAGGAAATTACGACCCAAACCAAGCAAATCAATCTCTTGTCGGAAGACGTGAAGCTCATGAATTCGGAGCTTCGGGAGCTTCGGCAGGCAAGCGAAAAACTTCAGAGTGATTTGCAGAAGCTGAAGAAAGAATACGCCGGAATGGTCTATAACGCCGATAAACGTCGGCGGCAAATAAATCCACTGGGTTTTCTGTTTTCATCAGATAATTTTAATCAGCTGGTTGCGCGGTACAAATACCTGCAACAATATTCAGAAGCCCGGCATGGGCAAGTCCGGCAAATTGAGAAAGTGCAGGGCGATCTTCTAGGAAAAAAACAAGCAACAGAGCGTAAGAAGCGGCAGCAGCAAACCACGTTGGAAACCAGCATTGACGAGTCGAAGCGGCTGGAAACCCTCAAAGAAGAAAAGAACCGGGTTGCGCAGGAGCTGGTCGCAAAAGAGTCGGACTTGCGGACTGAGCTAGCCGAAGGACGGCGGGCGGTGAACCAGTTGGAATCGGCCATTACGGACATGATTCGGCGGGAAATCCGTGAGCGTGCCGAGCGGGAACGTTTGGCAAGGTTAGCGCGTGAGCGTGCCGAACGAGAGCGTATCGCCCGCGAAAAAGCCGCTGCGGCAGCGGCGGCGGCCAAAGCCCGCGAAGAAGGAAAAGCAGAAGACATTGCTGAAAACAAGCCTGCGGAAACCAAACCCGCAGAGGCCGTCCCCGATGCTCCTGCCCCAACCCGCAAGCCAGACACCCGAAGCAGCACCCTACTGAATGACGAAGAGGTTGCCTTGGCTACTTCGTTTGCCGCCTCGAAAAGTCGGTTGCCCTGGCCGGTATCGCGCGGATTTATCTCCGACCGCTTCGGGCGTAAACCACACCCCGTCCTGAAAGGCGTTATGCTGGAAAATCAGGGCGTGGATATCCAGACCAGCGCGGGCGAGGCTGTACGTACCGTTTATGACGGCACGGTGCAGTACACAACTTATGTAACCGGGATGGGAAATATTGTTGCCATCCAGCACGGCGATTATTATACGGTTTACGCCAAGCTTAAAAGTGTCTCCGTGGGCGTCGGACAACGCGTTAAAGCGCGCGAATCAATTGGCGTCGTCGCAACCGATAAAGATGGTGTTTCGGAGGTTCAGTTTCAGGTCTGGAAAAATACCAGCCGCATGAATCCCGAAAGCTGGTTAATTGCCCGGTAA
- a CDS encoding DUF4292 domain-containing protein encodes MFRNAPPPPQQDTVAIQPPLKKDSLAVPLPASSVDPKLNVDQIDFTYLVAKSKVSFKSKDQDINNANVNLRINKDSLIWLSVSGVGIEVARAIITRDSIVVLDKIHREYSVYSYPQLSQRFNFALNYDLVQSLVIGNLPLPQNPAQKIKNERDYLLLRQREGKVMVENYIGEENRKLKKLLVVEQPTKNTLKLDYEDFTTLNNFLFPYTSLITLDYQSGSDGHYYQTLLQIRHNKVELTEKNPGFPFNVPAKYRRR; translated from the coding sequence ATGTTCCGCAATGCCCCGCCCCCGCCCCAGCAGGATACGGTAGCAATTCAGCCACCGCTCAAAAAAGATAGCCTGGCTGTTCCGCTGCCAGCCAGTTCAGTAGATCCTAAATTGAATGTCGATCAGATTGATTTTACGTATCTGGTTGCCAAATCGAAAGTATCGTTCAAGAGCAAGGACCAGGACATCAACAACGCCAACGTTAATCTGCGGATCAATAAGGACAGCTTGATTTGGCTTTCTGTATCGGGTGTTGGAATTGAAGTGGCCCGGGCCATCATCACGCGTGATTCAATCGTAGTGCTGGATAAAATTCACCGGGAATATTCGGTATATAGCTACCCCCAACTAAGCCAACGTTTCAATTTTGCGCTGAATTACGACCTGGTTCAGTCACTCGTCATCGGAAATTTACCATTGCCTCAGAATCCCGCGCAGAAAATTAAAAATGAACGCGATTATTTGTTGCTTCGCCAACGGGAAGGAAAGGTAATGGTCGAGAATTACATTGGTGAGGAAAACAGAAAGCTAAAAAAATTGCTCGTAGTAGAACAGCCAACTAAAAATACCTTAAAGCTGGATTACGAGGACTTTACGACGCTCAATAACTTCCTGTTTCCATACACTAGTCTAATCACCTTGGATTATCAATCGGGCAGTGATGGCCATTATTACCAGACTTTATTGCAAATTCGCCATAACAAAGTAGAACTTACGGAGAAAAATCCGGGCTTCCCATTTAATGTTCCGGCAAAATATCGAAGGAGATAG
- a CDS encoding tetratricopeptide repeat protein, whose translation MKSPVKYLQYGWLLMAIYCLLGWGSSPLQAQSRKAKSKVEKDTLTRGVEESVFTEGMKFMMMDEPSKAIPQFEKVIQLHPENSAAQFALATAYMKQGKADKALPYATKAVQMDGGSNKYYVLQLAELYVKQKRYTDAEKLYEELIRKSPDNIEYGVELAAIYLFNDKPDKALEAYDQVEKSLGRNDEIVRQKQRIYLKQNKVEKAIEEAEKLVASEPGETDYLLEGAELLLANERTDQAINWLQRALKINAELPQAHVMLADIYRRKGDLQKSKQELDIVLSNPNLESDLKARILSSYIRMTEGKEGDKQSGLKMAQDLVKANPKDAKSQIIYADLLMQQGDKAGARNHYVQAAKLDKSVYEVWGAILQLDGELNQFDSLLVHSEQALEVFPNQGLFWLSNGFAHYAKKNFQESVSSLEEAKRLLSSASNPDMAKYLNGINAQLGDAYNGLGDHKKSDEAYELALKEDPNNEHVLNNYSYFLSLRKEKLPLALQMSERLVERNQSNATYLDTHAWVLYIMKDYTKARQFLEKALQDEKNASGTVIEHYGDVLFQLGEREKAVEQWKKAKQKGETSDRLDKKIATGRIYE comes from the coding sequence ATGAAATCCCCGGTGAAATATCTACAATACGGCTGGTTATTGATGGCAATTTATTGCCTTTTAGGTTGGGGAAGTTCGCCTCTACAGGCTCAGTCGCGAAAAGCGAAAAGTAAGGTGGAGAAAGATACGCTGACTCGCGGCGTTGAAGAGTCTGTTTTCACGGAAGGCATGAAGTTCATGATGATGGACGAGCCGTCCAAAGCAATACCACAATTCGAAAAAGTCATTCAGCTACACCCCGAAAATTCGGCGGCTCAGTTCGCGCTGGCAACGGCGTACATGAAGCAGGGCAAAGCCGACAAAGCCCTCCCCTATGCTACCAAAGCGGTTCAAATGGACGGTGGCTCCAATAAATACTACGTGTTGCAGCTGGCAGAGCTGTACGTTAAGCAAAAACGCTATACGGATGCTGAAAAACTATACGAAGAGCTGATCCGAAAAAGCCCCGACAATATTGAATATGGCGTTGAACTAGCGGCAATCTACCTCTTTAACGATAAGCCCGACAAAGCGCTGGAAGCGTATGATCAGGTGGAAAAGTCGCTGGGTCGAAATGACGAGATTGTGCGGCAAAAGCAGCGCATCTACCTGAAACAAAACAAGGTAGAAAAAGCCATCGAAGAAGCCGAAAAACTGGTTGCTTCGGAACCCGGCGAAACGGATTACCTACTAGAAGGCGCCGAGTTGCTTCTTGCGAATGAACGCACAGATCAGGCAATTAACTGGCTGCAAAGGGCGCTGAAAATTAACGCGGAGCTGCCCCAGGCGCACGTTATGCTGGCTGATATTTATCGTCGGAAAGGCGATTTACAAAAGAGTAAGCAGGAACTTGATATCGTTCTCTCGAACCCTAACCTGGAATCGGATCTGAAAGCACGCATTCTTTCCAGCTACATCAGAATGACGGAGGGTAAGGAAGGGGATAAACAAAGCGGTCTGAAAATGGCGCAGGATCTGGTGAAGGCCAATCCTAAAGACGCCAAATCCCAGATTATTTACGCCGATCTGCTCATGCAGCAGGGCGATAAAGCCGGGGCTAGGAACCACTATGTGCAGGCTGCTAAGCTTGATAAGTCGGTTTATGAGGTTTGGGGGGCAATTTTGCAACTGGACGGGGAACTGAATCAGTTCGATAGTTTGCTGGTCCATTCTGAGCAGGCGCTGGAAGTATTTCCCAATCAGGGCTTATTCTGGCTGTCAAATGGCTTTGCTCACTACGCGAAAAAGAACTTTCAGGAATCCGTTTCGTCCCTGGAAGAAGCCAAACGTCTGCTCTCATCCGCTTCAAATCCAGACATGGCAAAATACCTCAACGGGATCAATGCACAACTGGGCGATGCTTATAACGGCCTGGGTGATCACAAAAAATCAGACGAGGCGTATGAGCTGGCGCTGAAAGAAGATCCCAACAATGAGCATGTGCTAAATAACTACAGTTACTTTCTCTCTTTACGGAAAGAAAAATTACCGTTGGCACTCCAGATGTCTGAACGACTGGTGGAACGAAATCAGAGCAATGCCACTTATCTGGATACGCACGCCTGGGTTTTGTACATCATGAAAGATTATACCAAAGCCCGGCAATTCCTCGAAAAGGCACTTCAGGACGAGAAAAACGCCAGCGGCACGGTAATTGAACATTATGGCGACGTGTTGTTTCAGTTGGGAGAACGCGAGAAGGCCGTCGAACAGTGGAAAAAAGCAAAACAGAAAGGCGAAACCAGTGACCGGCTGGACAAGAAGATTGCAACCGGACGAATCTATGAATAA
- a CDS encoding AlbA family DNA-binding domain-containing protein, with protein MEYRALKELVKQGEGTYLEFKLKSNHPERIIREIVAFANTEGGKLLIGIGDDKSIQGLKHIDEDEFLIVRAIEKYCTPAIEYRLERIPIPGERDVLLIDVPESPLKPHYVVVDPVNDIKRAYVRVLDKSLQASKEVREILKGERISRNIRFSYGDKERTLMHHLDQHERITVDGFASIAGIPRKMASRTLVLLVLANVLEIHPNEMVDHFTARPVV; from the coding sequence ATGGAGTACAGGGCACTCAAAGAACTGGTGAAACAGGGGGAGGGGACCTATCTGGAGTTCAAATTGAAGTCCAATCATCCCGAACGAATTATCCGCGAGATCGTTGCGTTTGCAAATACCGAAGGCGGCAAGCTGCTGATCGGCATTGGGGACGACAAAAGCATCCAGGGCCTGAAACACATTGATGAAGATGAGTTTCTGATTGTTCGGGCTATCGAAAAATATTGCACACCCGCCATCGAATACCGCCTCGAACGGATTCCCATTCCAGGCGAGCGGGATGTCTTGCTGATTGATGTGCCGGAAAGTCCATTAAAGCCTCATTACGTGGTCGTTGACCCGGTCAATGACATAAAACGAGCCTACGTGCGTGTATTGGATAAATCGCTTCAAGCCAGCAAAGAAGTTCGCGAAATTCTGAAAGGCGAGCGAATTTCACGTAACATTCGGTTTAGCTACGGCGACAAAGAACGCACGCTGATGCACCATTTGGATCAGCATGAACGAATAACGGTGGATGGCTTTGCGTCCATTGCTGGCATACCCCGCAAAATGGCTTCCCGCACCCTGGTGCTGCTCGTATTAGCAAACGTATTAGAAATTCACCCCAACGAAATGGTTGATCATTTCACTGCCCGACCAGTGGTGTAA
- a CDS encoding sterol desaturase family protein: MLINVVIVLITFGLMEGIAWFTHKYIMHGFMWRWHHSHHNHHHGVLEKNDLFSVLFSLLATATVVIGMEVASLWFLAPIGIGVTLYGVFYFIFHDVIVHRRIKVGFKAQHPYLKRIIRAHHVHHKVHEKSGAEAFGFLYADKKYRAGNSILQKEKAHPSWNTPSK, from the coding sequence ATGCTCATAAACGTTGTCATTGTGCTCATCACTTTTGGTTTGATGGAGGGTATTGCGTGGTTCACACATAAATACATTATGCACGGTTTTATGTGGCGCTGGCACCACTCACACCACAATCATCACCACGGTGTGTTGGAGAAAAACGATTTGTTTAGCGTCTTGTTTAGTCTGCTTGCAACTGCTACCGTGGTTATAGGTATGGAAGTAGCCTCGCTCTGGTTCTTAGCGCCCATCGGTATTGGTGTAACGCTCTACGGGGTCTTTTACTTTATCTTTCACGATGTCATTGTTCACCGACGGATTAAGGTAGGCTTCAAGGCGCAGCATCCTTACCTGAAACGCATCATTCGGGCGCACCACGTTCATCATAAGGTTCACGAAAAAAGCGGTGCCGAAGCCTTTGGCTTTCTCTACGCGGACAAAAAGTACAGAGCAGGCAATTCCATTCTTCAAAAAGAAAAGGCGCATCCTTCGTGGAATACGCCTTCAAAATAG
- a CDS encoding DUF2795 domain-containing protein: protein MYWTLELASYLEDAPWPATKDELIDYSIRSGAPLEVVENLQELEDDGQPYESIEEIWPDYPTKDDFFFNEDEY from the coding sequence ATGTATTGGACACTCGAATTGGCATCGTATCTCGAAGATGCCCCCTGGCCGGCTACCAAGGATGAGTTAATTGATTATTCCATTCGTTCGGGAGCGCCTCTCGAAGTGGTAGAAAATCTTCAAGAATTGGAAGATGATGGTCAGCCCTACGAAAGTATTGAAGAAATTTGGCCCGATTATCCGACCAAAGATGATTTCTTCTTTAACGAAGACGAATATTAA
- a CDS encoding copper homeostasis protein CutC: MTIEICAFSLESCLTAQTSGAKRIELCGGAAEGGTTPSSGLIELARNRTQIDLYVMIRPRGGDFLYSDTEFEVMKQDIENAKKLGANGVVLGILNPDGTVDETRTSELIRLASPLAVTFHRAFDVTRDPFEALEAIIRTGAKRILTSGQQPSADKGVDLLAALVKQAASRIEIMAGAGVSAGNAAQLAATGVDALHLTGKAVRPSRMTYRQPAVTMASVAVNEYELVEASEDVIKAVMQVVA; this comes from the coding sequence ATGACTATTGAAATATGTGCCTTTTCGTTGGAATCTTGCCTGACAGCGCAGACCAGCGGGGCAAAACGAATTGAGCTTTGTGGTGGCGCAGCAGAAGGGGGTACAACGCCCAGCTCTGGCCTTATCGAATTAGCCCGGAATCGAACGCAAATCGATCTGTATGTTATGATTCGTCCACGCGGTGGCGATTTTCTGTATTCAGATACCGAATTTGAGGTGATGAAGCAGGATATCGAAAACGCTAAAAAGCTAGGTGCAAATGGGGTGGTTTTGGGTATTCTAAATCCCGATGGGACGGTTGATGAAACGCGCACCAGTGAGCTTATACGCCTGGCAAGTCCACTGGCCGTTACGTTTCACCGGGCCTTTGATGTAACACGCGACCCATTTGAAGCACTGGAAGCTATCATTCGTACAGGAGCCAAACGCATTCTTACATCTGGGCAGCAACCGTCAGCCGATAAAGGTGTCGATTTACTGGCCGCTTTGGTCAAACAGGCAGCTAGCCGGATTGAAATCATGGCCGGAGCGGGCGTTAGCGCCGGAAATGCGGCCCAGCTCGCCGCCACGGGCGTAGATGCCTTACACCTGACCGGGAAAGCCGTACGTCCTAGCCGGATGACTTACCGCCAACCAGCCGTTACAATGGCATCTGTTGCCGTTAACGAATATGAACTCGTTGAGGCTAGTGAGGACGTAATTAAAGCTGTTATGCAAGTAGTAGCATAA